Part of the Aureitalea marina genome, CAAGGAACATCGTGAGGAAATCTGGAAGCGTTTTAGTGATGCTACCCAAAAGATTCACGACCGGCGAGAAGCTTTCTTGAAGGACCAGGATGTCATCCTGGAGGCCAATTATGAGAAGAAACAGGCGATAGTGGATCAGATCTCAGATCAGCAACCCAAGGCTGGCTCCAGTCACCAGGCCTGGCAGCAGGCCATCAAGCGGGTACAGAAATTAAGGGATGAATTCTTTGAACTGGGCCCTGTACCGCGCACCAAGAACAAAGAACTGTGGAATCAGTTTAAGGATGCCACCAGGGACTTCAACCGTCAGAAGAACAACTTTTATAAAGATCAAAAGAAGGATCAGTTCGTGAACCTGGAGAAGAAAAGAGAGTTGGTGAAGATCGCCCATGACAACAAGGATAGTGATGACTTTGAGACCACTACCGCATTGATGAAGAAGATCCAGCAGGATTGGAAGAAGATCGGACATGTACCTCGCAAGGAAAGTGATAAGATCTGGAAGGAATTCAAGGAAGCCTGTAACAACTACTTTGACCGAGTTCATGGGAAGCGCAACCAGGCCAGCAAACAAGAAGAAGAAAACCTGGTGACCAAACAAGCCATGCTGGAGGAGATCAAAGGCATGAAACTGTCTGGTGAGAAGGAGGCGGACTTGGAAACCATTCGAGAAAAAATGGACCAGTGGAAGGCCATTGGCCGGGTACCTATCAAAAAGAAGAATATCGACCAGCAGTTTAACAAAGCGATCGATGCTCACCTGAACACCTTAAAGCTGGATAAGCAACAGTCGGAACTGTTTAAGTTTGAAGCCAAGGTAAATACACTGGTAGCCGAGGCAGACCAGCGTAAACTGAACAACGAGGAGATCTTCTTGCGCAAGAAAATAGACGAGGTCAAAAAAGAGATCGGGCAATTGGAGAACAATCTCGGTTTCTTCCAACATGTTGCAGACGACAACCCCTTGGTGGCCGAAGTGCATAAAAATATCGGGCAGCATAAGACCGAATTGGAAAAATGGAAGGATAAACTAAAGACCTTCAGAGTATTGACCCGTCCTCCCAAGGAAGAACCAGCAGCAGCAGATACCGCCGAAGAGAGTAGTGAAGATTAGAGTTGCTTAGCCTCTTCCCAGAATACGTCCATCTCGGCCAGGGTCATATCCCTTAACTGTTTACCGCTCTCGCGGGCCTTGCCTTCCAGGTATTGGAAGCGTTTGATGAACTTTTTATTGGTGCGTTCCAGGGCATTTTCCGGATCCACCTTTAAGAAGCGGGCATAATTGATCATGGAAAAGAGCACGTCGCCAAACTCTTGCTCAATACGATCGGACTGACCCATTTTCACCTCTTCTTGAAGTTCGGACAGTTCTTCCTGCAACTTTTGGAACACTTGCTCCGGTTGCTCCCAGTCAAATCCAACCCCGGCTACCTTGTCCTGTATCCGATTGGCCTTGACCAGTGCCGGTAAAGACTTGGGTACGCCCTGCAGAACACTTTTCTTACCCTCCTTGAGTTTGAGATTCTCCCAATTCTGTTTGACCTCCTCCTCGTCGGCCACTTCTACATCTCCATAAATGTGGGGATGGCGGGCAATGAGTTTCTCACAGATATCATTGGCTACATCGGCAATGTCGAAATCTTTGGTTTCACTACCGATCTTGGCGTAAAAAACGATGTGCAACAGTAGATCCCCCAGTTCCTTTTTAACCTCTTGCAAGTCATTCTCCAAAATGGCATCTCCAAGTTCGTAGGTTTCCTCTATGGTCAGGTGGCGTAAAGACTCCATGGTCTGCTTGCGGTCCCAGGGACATTGCTCTCTGAGCTCGTCCATGATGGTCAACAGGCGGTCCAGTGCCTGCAATTGGGCATTGCGATTGTTCATAGGATAAATCTAATCGAAATTAAGGGGAATCGGGCATCAATTTATCAACAATGCAGCCCGTGAAAAGCTCAGCCTATTCTTCCTCTTCTGCTGCTACTTCTTCTGAAAGTGAAAAGTCGGTCAAGTCGTTCTTCACCAGTAAATTATACCACTGCACAACCTTCTTGATATCGCTGGCGTAGACACGATCTTCGTCATAATCTGGCAAGACCTCGAAGAAATACTCTTCCAGTTGATCTTTGCTGGACTTATGACTAATGGCCTCCTTGCCTTCCTCCTTGTCGTAGATCTTTTGGAAAACGTCTCCCAGTGGCACCTCTTCTGTGAGTGTATAGATGGCGATCTCGGACAACAGGCTTACACTGTTATGCCCATTGACATTCAGCTTCTTACCATCCAGTAACGATTGGGCCAAAAACCCGGTACGGGTCTGGGTGATCAATTGGTAAAGTCCTGGTTTACCGGAAATCGAAAGAATTTTATCCAAACTCATGTGTTATGCTTTGAGGTCATTGGCTTATTGGCGGCAAAGATGAAAACTTTCTCTACAACGGACAATCGAATTAACGTTTCTTTTTAGCCTGAGGAAACCGCATGCGGTATTCAATGTTAATCTTCCCCTTGGAGATATTGGCCAATTTCCCTTTGATCAGCCTCTTCTTTAAGGCGGAGAGTTTGTCGGTAAATAAAATACCCTCGATGTGATCGTACTCATGCTGGATAACCCGGGCGGCGATACCGTCATAGGTTTCCCTGTGCTTCTTGAAATTCTGGTCGTAGTACTCGATGGTAATGGTATCCTGACGGAACACGTCCTCCCGGATGTCCGGTATACTGAGGCAACCCTCATTGAAGGCCCACTCGTCACCGGTTTCCTCTATCATCCTGGCGTTGATAAAGACCTTCTTAAAACCAGTTAACTTTTCTTGTTCTTCCGGGCTTAGGTCCGGATCGTCAGCAAAAGGATCTGTGTCCACTAGAAAGATCCGAATAGGTAAACCTACCTGTGGAGCAGCCAAACCTACCCCATTGGCTCCATACATGGTCTCCCACATATTGGAGAGGATGTCGTCCAACTTAGGGTGATCTTGTTCAATTTCCTTGGCCTTCACCCTTAAAACCGGGTCGCCATATGCTACTATTGGGTAAATCATTGTTTTCTTTCTAAATAATCCTGCAGGATAATGGTGGCGCTAACTTTGTCTACCAAGCCCTTGTCGGCCCGCTTCTTCTTCCTCAAACCACCATCGATCATCGCCTGGAAGGCCATTTTACTCGTAAACCGTTCGTCCGCCCGCTCAACCGGGATTTGAGGTATTTCCTGCCGTAACCTCCGTACGAATTTCGCGATCCTCTCTTCTATATCGCTAGCCGAACCATCCCGCTGCTTGGGTTCTCCAACCAGGATCAACTCGACCTCCTCCTGCTTGATGTACTCCTCAACAAAGGCGAACAATTCTGCTGTAGGAACCGTGGTCAGGCCAGATGCGATGAGTTGTAAAGGGTCGGTAACCGCTAATCCGGTTCGTTTTCTTCCATAATCTATCGCCAAAACTCGTGCCATTGTCGGTGCAAATTTACGGCTTTGCCAAATAGTAAGCCAAATCCAATTTACTTCCCAACTGCCTTAAGTATCTTTGCATCTCCAAAATAAACTGAAGCCTGATATGAACGATCTTCGGAACTTAATTGAAGCCGCCTGGGACAAGCGGGAACTACTAAACCAAGCTGAAACACAACAAGCCATCCGGGAAGTGGTTCGTCTTTGCGACCTGGGAGAACTGCGCTGCGCTGAACCCACTGAAAATGGTTGGCAAGTGAATGAATGGGTCAAGAAAGGGATCGTACTTTACTTCCCCATTCAACAAATGGAGACCAGCGAGGTTGGCATTTTCGAATACCACGATAAAATTCCGCTGAAGACAGGCTACAAAGAGAAAGGAATCCGGGTGGTACCCCATGCTGTTGCTCGTCATGGAGCATTTATCGCTCAAGGTGTGATCATGATGCCGAGTTACGTCAATATTGGCGCCTACGTAGACAGCGGAACCATGGTGGACACCTGGGCAACCGTAGGTAGCTGTGCCCAGATCGGTAAAGGGGTTCACCTGAGTGGTGGTGTAGGAATTGGCGGGGTCCTGGAACCCCTGCAGGCAGCCCCTGTGATCATTGAGGACAATGCCTTTAT contains:
- a CDS encoding 2,3,4,5-tetrahydropyridine-2,6-dicarboxylate N-succinyltransferase; protein product: MNDLRNLIEAAWDKRELLNQAETQQAIREVVRLCDLGELRCAEPTENGWQVNEWVKKGIVLYFPIQQMETSEVGIFEYHDKIPLKTGYKEKGIRVVPHAVARHGAFIAQGVIMMPSYVNIGAYVDSGTMVDTWATVGSCAQIGKGVHLSGGVGIGGVLEPLQAAPVIIEDNAFIGSRCIVVEGVRVEKEAVLGANVVLTASTKIIDVTGPQPFETKGVVPARSVVIPGSYTKTFPAGDYQVPCALIIGKRKESTDKKTSLNSALREYGVSV
- the mazG gene encoding nucleoside triphosphate pyrophosphohydrolase; translation: MNNRNAQLQALDRLLTIMDELREQCPWDRKQTMESLRHLTIEETYELGDAILENDLQEVKKELGDLLLHIVFYAKIGSETKDFDIADVANDICEKLIARHPHIYGDVEVADEEEVKQNWENLKLKEGKKSVLQGVPKSLPALVKANRIQDKVAGVGFDWEQPEQVFQKLQEELSELQEEVKMGQSDRIEQEFGDVLFSMINYARFLKVDPENALERTNKKFIKRFQYLEGKARESGKQLRDMTLAEMDVFWEEAKQL
- a CDS encoding DUF349 domain-containing protein, with the translated sequence MSDEKLPEKDKEITSSDPKEETTPTPEVPETPEPEAAETPASPEPEKSEEPVAEAALKAEEKGAEETEPAEDPVTEKTETAEPEKEEKPAEATADPEKAADTPEDKAEESPEEKPEEKKVEIDYGKLSQLELIEAFRGLLKAGNMGQIKNEVDQIRSSFNGKFQAELDAEKEKFLAEGGNEIDFHYTTPLRKQFNSVYFEYKEKRADHYKKVKKDLQANLEKRQELIEELKGLLSVDENINTTYKHFKEIQDQWHIAGPIPRDQYNTVWNTYRHHVENFYDFLHLNREFRDLDFKHNLEKKLRLIGRAEELGQEENVPKAFRELQTLHKVWKEEIGPVAKEHREEIWKRFSDATQKIHDRREAFLKDQDVILEANYEKKQAIVDQISDQQPKAGSSHQAWQQAIKRVQKLRDEFFELGPVPRTKNKELWNQFKDATRDFNRQKNNFYKDQKKDQFVNLEKKRELVKIAHDNKDSDDFETTTALMKKIQQDWKKIGHVPRKESDKIWKEFKEACNNYFDRVHGKRNQASKQEEENLVTKQAMLEEIKGMKLSGEKEADLETIREKMDQWKAIGRVPIKKKNIDQQFNKAIDAHLNTLKLDKQQSELFKFEAKVNTLVAEADQRKLNNEEIFLRKKIDEVKKEIGQLENNLGFFQHVADDNPLVAEVHKNIGQHKTELEKWKDKLKTFRVLTRPPKEEPAAADTAEESSED
- the ruvX gene encoding Holliday junction resolvase RuvX, with product MARVLAIDYGRKRTGLAVTDPLQLIASGLTTVPTAELFAFVEEYIKQEEVELILVGEPKQRDGSASDIEERIAKFVRRLRQEIPQIPVERADERFTSKMAFQAMIDGGLRKKKRADKGLVDKVSATIILQDYLERKQ
- the def gene encoding peptide deformylase; its protein translation is MIYPIVAYGDPVLRVKAKEIEQDHPKLDDILSNMWETMYGANGVGLAAPQVGLPIRIFLVDTDPFADDPDLSPEEQEKLTGFKKVFINARMIEETGDEWAFNEGCLSIPDIREDVFRQDTITIEYYDQNFKKHRETYDGIAARVIQHEYDHIEGILFTDKLSALKKRLIKGKLANISKGKINIEYRMRFPQAKKKR
- a CDS encoding DUF5606 domain-containing protein, with translation MSLDKILSISGKPGLYQLITQTRTGFLAQSLLDGKKLNVNGHNSVSLLSEIAIYTLTEEVPLGDVFQKIYDKEEGKEAISHKSSKDQLEEYFFEVLPDYDEDRVYASDIKKVVQWYNLLVKNDLTDFSLSEEVAAEEEE